ACTCaaatttatttgaattattgcTGACCTTTGTTTAATTTCATTGCTGTGGTTGAAATCATTTGCAAAGTAATATAAGGTTGAATAATATGCAAAGAAACATACATCCGACTGAATTCATCCAATCAATTTATGCACATGCACCGATTACAAtcttacataaaaaataatcacaagaaaGCAAAGAATGGAGCTCATTCCACTCTATTTTGTTCCTGAAGCTTGCATGATGGTTTCTTCTGCAAATGTTTCCATTTCTTATTGTTACTTGGAAACATGCTAAGGAAGTTTATGAGAAACTTTTTCAGCTCATTGCAGGTCTCGTACACATCATGGTTCCTTGATGCATTCAATTATGCTATTGCACTCAAGATGGATGTGCTGAATTTGAGCATCGGTGGACCTGATTATCTTGATCTCCCGTTTATTGAGAAGGTCAAACTGCATTGACCTTTTGGTTTTGCTTCAACACCTTTTTTCTGACCGGTGTATGATGATAATATTCAGAATTTTTTGGGGCTTCAATTTATGTACTTTCCCCTAAAAACTTTTAGCTACTTAACATTTTTTCCCTCTGGTTTTCTGCTTTCTGTTCAAGAGATCTTGGAAAAAACTGAAGTAGTTTATGGTCTGGAATTGATTCATTAAAACATGTTTTCTTCGTACTATGTTATTGGATTTCTCCAGCGATATAGACCATTTATGGATATTCACTTCATGTTATGATATTGAGTTTTTTTCTCGCATTCCAATCCATTTATGGATTTAGCTAACTGCACTATGCTTGTTTTAAAGATCTATTTTACCTGAATTCAGTTGCATGATTAATTTGAGTTTGAACTATGTGGTGTTGGACTTGCCAATGAATAAAGATGTTAGGCACGAGGAATGTGTTGTAATTGTAAATAAATAGAGTGCAATAAAAGTAAACAGACTGGAATAATTAGAATTGTTCCCATGGCATTCATCTAGATGAGGACTGAATATTCTCTTGAAAAAGTCTGTCCGATCTGGATCGACTGTATGTATCAAACATTCTGCATTTCATCGAAGAATGAGTTTATTGACAACTcgttaaaaaatatatcatttttttttaacgaACAAGTTTTCTTGCTTTAAAAACATTGCATGTCTTTCTCTACGTTAAGAATGGAATATCATCCAACATCTGAATTTATGGCTTTTCTGttgattaaaattatttttggttcttgttcttgtttttacTAGGTATGGGAAATTACAgctaataatattataatggtATCAGCGATTGGAAACGATGGACCGCTTTATGGAACTCTGAACAATCCTGCTGATCAAAGTGATGTTATTGGTGTTGGTGGCATTGATTATAATGATCACATAGCATCATTTTCTTCACGTGGCATGAGTACTTGGGAGATTCCTCATGGGTACTGTATCTTCATTTCTTCTGTCTATGCTCCTGAATTTTGTTCtcttttttaatctttcattCTTTTGATTATAAGTGATTATggattttgttttctttttgagaTGATATTCAGAGAGTTTTGCCAGTTCCATTGATAGACATAGATAAAAATGATCATGCAATCCTTTTATGCCTGAATTTGTTTTGAATCTGAAGTCAAACATTATCACATATTAAGATGTTTTGTATGGGAGATGATCAAATTCAGGGTTGCGACTTGGGCGACTAAGCTGACAGAGTTTAATTATTATCTATTTCAAACTTAGTTAGGGATTGGAAGTATATATGGTCATGATGATACTGTCGTAGCGTTTTTATATTTTGCGGATTACTCATCCGCTACTTTTGTAACAAGtctattattataataaaaaagtaatgtttcctataaaaaaaaaatattaagatgTTTTGTGAGACATCATTTTTCTTAGGGACATGTACCAAATGTGTAGATGTGAATGTTGAAAcaatttcattttcatttaaAGTTGATGTTTATCGTTTATTATCCGAAAGAGGAAAAAATAAAGCATGATGTCAAGTTTTTTACCCAGTTGCGAACGTTAGATCTTTGTGGTTGATTTGGGAAAGGATGATACTAATGCCATACACTAGGTCATTTTTGTTCGCCAGCGTTATCATATCCTTGTTACCCCTTTTTAGGAGTAAAGtttttactcatctcaactatTGTAAAATGCTTCTACTTTGAAGTGTTAACACATGGAAAGCCATCCCACAACATTGTTCAGAGATACTTCTGCTCTTAGATTATCTATTGAGTTCTTTAAGCATCCTTTCAAATGATATAGAGGCTGCATATTGTGGAGCATGAGAAGTTGGGGGAGGGAGGGGGGTCAGGGGAGATGCTAGTATGTGAATAGAAAGATGTTTGGGCATGACAAGTTTGTAGGCAGTTGGTCATCATGTTCTAATCATCATTCACAGTGTGTGTAAAACATATGTGATTGTGAAACTATTACCGTAATAGTTCATCATAATCATTGTGATTGAGGATCTACCAATCATCGAACAATTCACTGCATATAACTTATTTATGGTGGGTGGATCATGGATTTGTGATGAGGACACCTTTTTAATAGGTACGGTCGCATTAAACCTGATATTGTTGCTTATGGACGAGAAATAATGGGATCCAAAATTAGTAGAGGTTGTAAAAGCTTATCTGGAACCAGTGTAGCAAGTCCTGTGGTTGCTGGCATAGTTTGCCTTCTTGTTAGTGTCATTCCTGACGACAAGAGAAAAGAGATTATAAACCCAGCCAGTATGAAACAAGCGCTGGTTGAAGGTGCTTCGAAGCTCTTAGGTCCGAACATGTACGAGCAGGGGGCAGGAAGGGTTGATCTGTAAGTAAATTTGAATAGCATTATACATAATATTTGATTGTCAAATTCTTAATGCTGATGCTGAATTGTGTCAGGCTGGAAtcatatgaaattttaaagaacTATGAACCTCGAGCTAGCATATTTCCCAGTGTCCTCGACAACATGGATTGCCCTTATTCTTGGCCTTTCTGCCGTCAACCTCTGTATGCAGGGGCCATGCCTGTCATATTTAATACCACCATTTTGAATGGAATGGGTGTAATTGGTTATGTTGAAAGTCCTCCATCTTGGCATCCTACAAATGAGGAAGGCAATCTTCTCAGCATTCACTTCACCCACTCTAATGTTATTTGGCCCTGGACTGGTTATCTGGCACTTCACATGCAAATCAAAGATGAAGGGGCACATTTTTCTGGGCAAATCGAGGGTAATATAACTGTTGATATCTACAGCCCACCTGCTCAAGGAGAGAAAAGCCCTCGAAGAAGTACCTGTATACTTCAATTGAAACTAAAAGTTGTTCCTACTCCTGCAAGATCAGTAAGGATCCTATGGGATCAATTTCATAGTATCAAATACCCTCCTGGATATATCCCAAGAGATTCCTTGGATGTTAGGAATGACATCCTCGACTGGCATGGGGACCACCTCCATACAAATTTCCACATCATGTTTAATATGTTGAGAGATGCAGGATATTATGTGGAAACTCTGGGTTCAccctttacttgttttgatgCTCATCAATATGGGACGCTTTTGTTAGTGGATCTTGAGGATGAATACTTTCCTGAAGAACTGAAAAAATTGAGAGATGATGTCATTAATGATGGACTAGGTATTGCAGTGTTTGCTGATTGGTACAATGTGGATTctatgatgaaaatgaaattttttgatgatAACACGAGAAGCTGGTGGACTCCAGTCACTGGAGGTGCAAACGTGCCTGCGCTGAATGATCTCTTGGCCCCATTTGGAATTGCTTTTGGAGATAAGATTCTGAATGGTGATTTTGTGATTAATGCCGAGCAGAGTCGATATGCATCTGGAACTGATATCGTGAAGTTTCCTGGAGGAGGATACTTGCACAGTTTCCCTTTCCTGGATAGCTCAGAGAGTGGTGCGACCCAGAATTTTCTTTTGTCTGGTATGAGTAAGGTGAGTTGATGTGGTTTGTTCTTGATCTCTCTTAAATTGTCATCTTGTCTTTGAAAGGGTCACAAGAACTGGATGGCTGGTAATTAAGATGAAATAATGGCCATCAATACGTTCCAAATTTAATGGAACTGTATAATTGTTTGAGCGTCCTTCCCATACACCTCTGATGTGATGATAAACGTTTGGCTAGATGACCATGTGCCTGAATATTGTGTAAACCGCTCACTTCCTGTCACTTTTCTTTCACATGGTTTGAGTTTTCTCTGGCTAAACTTTTGTCAGGGAATCAGTTAATCTCAAGACTGGCCTTCTTTCCACTTAATATCTTAGTATGTTGGTTGTGcgttatgattttcttttctttttaatatCCATAGCATGATTTGAAATTCCCTTCTCCGTTTCTGTTCTTAATGATGAGTTCTTATCAATGCAGGCAGATTCCCCTATTCTTGGTCTCTTGGAGGTTGCTGGCGGACGAATTGCAATCTATGGAGATTCAAATTGTTTGGACAGCAGCCATATGGTTACAAATTGTTATTGGCTCCTGaaaaaaatacttgattttactgcCAAAAACATAAAAGATCCAGTCCTCTTCTCAGATTCAA
The sequence above is a segment of the Primulina tabacum isolate GXHZ01 chromosome 6, ASM2559414v2, whole genome shotgun sequence genome. Coding sequences within it:
- the LOC142549434 gene encoding subtilisin-like protease SBT6.1, which produces MIRLPLSHFSVCFICLLFSIYTYQFLYSGTTQTSTQPRADNFIIRFIQYKKADEFREYLARNVKSKGWEWVGRNNPAMQFPTDFALVAIRQGFVDLLTGEFMKLELVKDVSLDLSFQRDVLYEKRGAFGDGKKRPGKILTAMSFENYLANGSGVELSAGRNLLMQKSQVTSLFGADTLWSKGYTGSKVKMAIFDTGIRADHPHFRNIKERTNWTSEDTLNDNLGHGTFVAGVIASQDEECLGFAPDTEIYAFRVFTDAQVSYTSWFLDAFNYAIALKMDVLNLSIGGPDYLDLPFIEKVWEITANNIIMVSAIGNDGPLYGTLNNPADQSDVIGVGGIDYNDHIASFSSRGMSTWEIPHGYGRIKPDIVAYGREIMGSKISRGCKSLSGTSVASPVVAGIVCLLVSVIPDDKRKEIINPASMKQALVEGASKLLGPNMYEQGAGRVDLLESYEILKNYEPRASIFPSVLDNMDCPYSWPFCRQPLYAGAMPVIFNTTILNGMGVIGYVESPPSWHPTNEEGNLLSIHFTHSNVIWPWTGYLALHMQIKDEGAHFSGQIEGNITVDIYSPPAQGEKSPRRSTCILQLKLKVVPTPARSVRILWDQFHSIKYPPGYIPRDSLDVRNDILDWHGDHLHTNFHIMFNMLRDAGYYVETLGSPFTCFDAHQYGTLLLVDLEDEYFPEELKKLRDDVINDGLGIAVFADWYNVDSMMKMKFFDDNTRSWWTPVTGGANVPALNDLLAPFGIAFGDKILNGDFVINAEQSRYASGTDIVKFPGGGYLHSFPFLDSSESGATQNFLLSGMSKADSPILGLLEVAGGRIAIYGDSNCLDSSHMVTNCYWLLKKILDFTAKNIKDPVLFSDSSRQDQPLYLNDNQLPSRRTDVNFSAYSRVVGKELICGSDSRFEVRGTKGYALHVRGRNRRLPGYAGIDLGGGLNFTREIPIFSDSKSTEKDDEDPSGNRYLHYLYRNDLDLPELVASHWLIPVVVAVAGFLLLCSFWKIRQKGRRRRKGSGSSRLTIP